The following is a genomic window from Pedosphaera parvula Ellin514.
GAGGAATGAGTTTCTGCATCCCAGCAGGAGGCCCATCTTGATTTGAGGTTGCATGCCAAAATAATATTCCCCATGCGTGTTTGTTTTGACCGTCAGTGGTCCTTCTGATAGAGGTCTGGCGGTCACCATGGTTACCCAGGAACTTATCGCTCGTAAACTAGGTCTTTCACGTCAGTTGGTGAGCTTTGCTCTCGCCGGCCATCCACAGGTTTCGGAGGCGTCACGCAAGCGTATTCTGGCTGCGGCGCAGGAACTCGGTTATAAGCCGAATCCTTATGCCCGGGCACTTAAGAAAGGGCGAACCGGTATCGTTGCTCTTTGGATCCAGGACTTGTTCTCCACCCATTACATCCACGTGATGAGCGAACTCAATCGGGTGGTAAAGCAAGCGAAGCATGAGTTGATTGTGAATGAGGTTGGGAGCGGTGGAGCAGCTCAAATGTTGTCGCATGTGCCGGTGGATGCGATTTTTGCGATGGAGACTCCCCTGCAAGTGAGTGCGTACGTGGAGGCGCAGAGAGGACAAGCTGTCCCGGTAATCAGCATGGGGGCAGCGTGCTATTTAAAAACGGATTACATCAAGGTGGATTTGGATAGTGCCACGAAGGAGGCGATGGAGCATTTGATGAGCTCCGGTTATAAGCGGATTGCGCATGCCACTTTTATTGGGAAGGGGTTGCCCGAGTCCAGTCGGCGGGTAAGTTACACCAAAGCGATGCGGAAAGCAGGATTAAAGCCGGAGTTTATCCACTATCCCCTGGGAGCCGACCAACGAGCCAGCGTCCGCAGGATTGTTCAGGATTATGTGGGACAGAACGGTTGCCCGGAAGCGATTTTTTGTCATTCAGA
Proteins encoded in this region:
- a CDS encoding LacI family DNA-binding transcriptional regulator; amino-acid sequence: MFVLTVSGPSDRGLAVTMVTQELIARKLGLSRQLVSFALAGHPQVSEASRKRILAAAQELGYKPNPYARALKKGRTGIVALWIQDLFSTHYIHVMSELNRVVKQAKHELIVNEVGSGGAAQMLSHVPVDAIFAMETPLQVSAYVEAQRGQAVPVISMGAACYLKTDYIKVDLDSATKEAMEHLMSSGYKRIAHATFIGKGLPESSRRVSYTKAMRKAGLKPEFIHYPLGADQRASVRRIVQDYVGQNGCPEAIFCHSDDVALGIYRGLCDMKLRVPEDVAIVGCDGIQDTEYLECPITTIVQPVEEMCALAWNFLTKRFDDGTLKQQQITLKPRLAVRESSLRQD